The Methylomonas montana DNA window TGAGGTCTTTTTTAGTCAAATCCAATCAACATTTCTCCATGAAACGGACGGTCGTGAAGGGCAAAAATTGGCCGGGTCGAGCCAAAGAGGACGAAAGGTTGCTTGCCGAAAAGCTGCCATTCGCTGAACTTAGGGGTCGAAAATTTCGCCAGCATCCTAAACGGCCGGTTTTGGCCGATTGGTGAGGTTGCCAGTGGCTGCTTTATAGTCCTCCAGTCGCAGAATCTGCATTTGGCTGACTGGCCGGTTTGGAGAAGCTCGACAGATCGCTAGGGGTCGAAACAAGACGATCATGTTCCAACCAAACCAGGAGTTATCCGAGAGTTGAATGCTAGCCATTGGGTTAGGCTCAAGTATAAGGCCTATCGGGCTTCTTCCAACCTCATCTTGCAAATAACCAAACTTTTTAGTTTTCCCATTACAGTCATATTTAATGCATGGGCTAACAACAGCCGGCCGCCGCCGTGGTAACTCTGACTCTGCTCAGTGCCGATTGGTCCATTTAAATAGCCAAAAGCCGGCAAACATCGCTGCGACAAACGCGTAGTTGCCGAGTACGCCCGCTGTCAAACCCACCAGTGCCGGGCCGGGACAAAAGCCGGACAAGCCCCAACCGATGCCGAATATCGCTGCGCCGGCTATTAAGCGCGCATCGACTCCAGACGGCGCAGTAGCCGAGGTTTCCTGTTCCCGGTCCGCCGCATCGTTATTGCGATGCATCCAATAGCGGGCGCCGCCCAGTGTCAGCAAGGCGCTGGCCATCACCAGGGCCAGGCTAGGGTCCCAGTTCCCGGCTACGTCCAGGAAAGCCAGCACCTTGGCCGGATTGGTCATGCCGGCGACGATCAAGCCAATGCCGAACAGCAGGCCGTAAGCAAATAAATAGACGGTGTTTTTCATTTCGTTTCCCGGTTCAAAGCAGATGGCGGACCACAAACACCGTCAGACCGCCGGTGAGCATGAAAGTCAGCGTCGCGACGATTGAGCGCAAGGACAGCCGGGCGATGCCGCAGACGCCGTGGCCGCTGGTGCAGCCGCCGCCGAGCCGGGTGCCGTAGCCGACCAGCAGGCCGGCAAGCGCCAGCCAAATGGGCGAAGCATCCAGCTCCAGCGCGATGTCGGTGCCGCTCAGGCGATACAGCGGCGCGCTGGCCAACAGGCCGGCCAGAAACCAGCCGCGCCATCTGCTGCCCGATTGCCAGGGTGGTAACAGCCCGGCGGCAATGCCGGAGATGCCGGCGGTATGTTTATGGGTAAACAGCAATAAGGCTGCGGATAGCCCGATCAGCGCACCGCCCGCCAACGCGGATAATATCGTCAAAGCATTCATACTTTCGTCTTGCCAAAAAGCGGGTATTGAATCAGAAACGCCGCGACCAAGCGAATTGCAATGAAAATTGCGTCATCGACAGATCGATGGATTGACCGGGACTCAACGGGTTAGCGCCGGTAATGGTTTTTTGCGGCGAATACATAAAGGCAAAGCTCAAGTCGTCTTGTTTGCTCAACGCGTGACTAAAGCCGCCGGTCAGATGCCATTCCTGCACGCCCGGCGCCAATATGTTGAATAACACTTCCGAACCTTCGATCGGCTGTTGGCCGTAGCTAAACCCACCGCGCCAGGTCCATTGATCGTTTTGTTTCCATTGCCCGCCGAATTTGTAGATGGTCATGTCGTTCCAGCCAAAGCCCGGCCCCAAGCCGTTGCCCAGGCTGCCAGGCGTCAGCGGTTGCAGGGTGTTGCCGACCGATTTGATCTCGCTGTAACGGATATGCTCGATATCGAAGTTGGTGGTGATCTCGCGGTTGACATCCCAGGATAGGCCGACGTTGAAGCTGTCGGGAATATCGAAGCCGCCTTGCTGTGCGAACAAGCCGGCGTAACGTTCAAAGTCGGACATATAAATCCGGCTTTTGTAAGACGCGCCCAAGCGCAAGCCGGGTATCAATTCCGCCTGACCGCCGATTCTAAAGCCGGCGCCGAACGAGTAATCGCGGCCTTTATCGGAAAGGTGATTAGGGTCGCTGGAAAAGGGCGCAAACGATCCGATGCCTCGTGCTTTAAAGGTCTGAGCGGCAAAAATCGGCGAAATCCCCACGGAATAACGGCCATGATCGAAAGAGCGAGCATAGGTGCCGACCAGAAAAGCCTGGGCCATATCGATGCCGGCTCGGCCGGCGCAGAACACACCGGGCTGCCCGCCGCAATAAGGCGAGGCGTTATTGACTTGTCGCCAATCGGTGTTCATGCCGCCGTTGCCATACAGCGTCAGGCCGATGGTTTGCTGGTCGTCCAGTTTATGACTCCAGCCTAGCGTGCCAATCGGGAAGAAATTGCTTTCGCTTTCCTGTGTGCCTGGGCCGAGGTCGAAGGACTGTTGGGAGAACGCGGGGGTGCCGCTGACCCGATATTCGCGAAAAGGCGCGAATAATTCGGCTTCGATATCCAGCCGGTTGCCGACGTAAGCCAGGCCGGCCGGATTGACCGCGGCGGCGATCGCATCTTGCGAAAACGCCGTGCTGGCGCCGGCCATGGCCTTGCTACG harbors:
- a CDS encoding YeeE/YedE family protein; translation: MNALTILSALAGGALIGLSAALLLFTHKHTAGISGIAAGLLPPWQSGSRWRGWFLAGLLASAPLYRLSGTDIALELDASPIWLALAGLLVGYGTRLGGGCTSGHGVCGIARLSLRSIVATLTFMLTGGLTVFVVRHLL
- a CDS encoding DUF6691 family protein, translating into MKNTVYLFAYGLLFGIGLIVAGMTNPAKVLAFLDVAGNWDPSLALVMASALLTLGGARYWMHRNNDAADREQETSATAPSGVDARLIAGAAIFGIGWGLSGFCPGPALVGLTAGVLGNYAFVAAMFAGFWLFKWTNRH
- a CDS encoding OmpP1/FadL family transporter gives rise to the protein MSYRNKPFLLSGAFAIISLTPSLASATNGYFAHGYGARSKAMAGASTAFSQDAIAAAVNPAGLAYVGNRLDIEAELFAPFREYRVSGTPAFSQQSFDLGPGTQESESNFFPIGTLGWSHKLDDQQTIGLTLYGNGGMNTDWRQVNNASPYCGGQPGVFCAGRAGIDMAQAFLVGTYARSFDHGRYSVGISPIFAAQTFKARGIGSFAPFSSDPNHLSDKGRDYSFGAGFRIGGQAELIPGLRLGASYKSRIYMSDFERYAGLFAQQGGFDIPDSFNVGLSWDVNREITTNFDIEHIRYSEIKSVGNTLQPLTPGSLGNGLGPGFGWNDMTIYKFGGQWKQNDQWTWRGGFSYGQQPIEGSEVLFNILAPGVQEWHLTGGFSHALSKQDDLSFAFMYSPQKTITGANPLSPGQSIDLSMTQFSLQFAWSRRF